TGCGGGATGTGATCGCATACATCGTGATGCGGGGGTTGCCAAGTCAGGTCAAAGGCGCTGGATTCAGGGTCCAGTCTCGCAGGAGTTCGTGGGTTCGAATCCCATCCCCCGCATTTGGGCATATCGATTTTTGATTTATGACTTCATCAGAATTATTCTATCAGATGCTGGATTCTTTTTCACGCGCTGCTTCGAGGAGGGTATGTGATGCCAAAGAAGCGGCTGGATGTGAACTGGAAGAGAGAAGTACATACCGAGGACTTCAAACCAGCATTGAGGAGGTATACCCGATATCTCGAGGAGAACGGTCTCAGGGAGTCAACAATATCCTCGTATGTCTTCCGGGTCGGGAAGTTCCTGGAGTTTGCACAAACTGATGAGCCAGATGCCGACGATTTTGCAGCGTTCCAGGAAACACTCTATGATAAGAGGCTGTCGCGAAGCTCAATCAACAACTACTGTTTGCCATCCAGCGGTATTATAAGATGCGTGGGAAATCCATAAGTTTCAATTTCCTCAGACC
This Methanothrix sp. DNA region includes the following protein-coding sequences:
- a CDS encoding phage integrase N-terminal SAM-like domain-containing protein; protein product: MPKKRLDVNWKREVHTEDFKPALRRYTRYLEENGLRESTISSYVFRVGKFLEFAQTDEPDADDFAAFQETLYDKRLSRSSINNYCLPSSGIIRCVGNP